In Clostridia bacterium, one genomic interval encodes:
- a CDS encoding polysaccharide deacetylase family protein, producing MAGPLGGPAEVWLAVMSGGNKLRPIYSVDTQDKKVAISFDACWGAEYTRPILDILKKYDVKTTFFLVNIWINDYPELVRTIAEEGHEIGLHSATHPDFAKLSEAQMVKELQDNYDAIVEVSGFKPILFRPPFGSYNNTLIQVCERMGLHVIQWDVDSLDWKDLSAAEIHRRVVQGVKPGSIVLFHNNGKHTAAALPGIIESLQREGYEIVPISQLIYLENYYVDNNGVQRLKDEAPLAQ from the coding sequence ATGGCCGGTCCCCTGGGAGGGCCGGCGGAGGTTTGGCTGGCGGTTATGAGCGGCGGCAACAAGCTGCGGCCGATTTATTCGGTGGATACGCAGGACAAAAAGGTGGCCATTAGCTTCGATGCCTGCTGGGGGGCGGAATACACCAGGCCCATTCTGGACATCCTCAAGAAATATGACGTGAAGACCACCTTTTTCCTGGTGAATATCTGGATCAACGATTATCCCGAGTTGGTGCGAACGATTGCGGAGGAGGGGCATGAAATAGGGCTGCACTCAGCCACCCATCCTGATTTCGCCAAGTTATCGGAAGCCCAGATGGTGAAAGAATTACAAGATAACTATGATGCCATTGTGGAAGTGAGCGGGTTTAAGCCCATCCTCTTCCGCCCGCCTTTCGGCAGCTATAATAATACTCTAATCCAGGTTTGCGAAAGAATGGGATTGCATGTCATACAATGGGATGTGGATTCCCTGGACTGGAAAGATTTGTCAGCTGCGGAAATCCACCGGCGGGTGGTCCAAGGAGTTAAACCCGGTTCCATCGTCTTGTTCCACAACAACGGGAAGCATACCGCCGCGGCGCTGCCCGGGATCATCGAGAGCCTGCAGCGGGAAGGGTATGAGATTGTGCCTATTTCCCAGTTAATCTACTTAGAGAACTATTATGTGGACAATAACGGGGTGCAGCGCCTAAAGGATGAGGCTCCCCTCGCCCAATAG
- a CDS encoding aminotransferase class I/II-fold pyridoxal phosphate-dependent enzyme, protein MTRPVKTPLLHAIEAYLQENTTRFHMPGHKGKVRAGTPLQRLLGERPFQVDLTEVPGLDDLHDPQEAIRASEKIAAGIYGAKETFFLVNGATAGIIAACLALLQPGDKVILPRHVHKSVFSALVLSGAVPVYVAPTYHPVLGIPLGVPAGRWEEAWDRHPDAKMVLFVHPTYEGIVSLHRELVVRAKARGLKVVVDEAHGGHFPFHPELPRSSLALGADVVVQGSHKTLGSFTQSGMLHLGGELAREPFQRALGLVQSTSPSYLLLASLEGALYEMVWHGEQDWEETMSLAGRIREEIKACRGFRSWHEELFNYNEVIGLDPTKIIIDGLKLGLTGYDLAKLLREEYTIQVETAGQSHILVLLGARDRWEEGKRLVDALGAIAQSRAGRGKSLPIPSFREELLLPEVVVSPRDSWFAAKKRVPLQEAENAVCGELVVPYPPGIPLLCPGELIAAPMIRLLLRLREQGIHWQGLADPALNTIQVLA, encoded by the coding sequence GTGACGAGACCAGTGAAAACACCTTTGCTTCATGCCATCGAAGCCTATTTGCAAGAAAACACCACCAGGTTCCACATGCCCGGCCACAAGGGAAAAGTGAGAGCGGGAACCCCGTTGCAGCGGCTGTTAGGGGAACGGCCTTTTCAGGTGGATCTCACGGAAGTGCCCGGTTTGGATGACCTCCATGATCCGCAGGAGGCGATCCGGGCGTCGGAAAAAATTGCCGCCGGCATCTACGGCGCCAAGGAGACTTTCTTCCTGGTGAACGGTGCCACGGCAGGAATCATCGCTGCCTGCCTGGCTCTGCTCCAACCCGGCGATAAAGTGATCCTGCCCCGGCACGTGCATAAATCCGTGTTCAGTGCCCTGGTGCTGTCCGGCGCTGTGCCGGTTTACGTGGCTCCCACCTATCACCCGGTGTTGGGGATTCCCCTGGGAGTGCCGGCCGGCAGGTGGGAAGAGGCCTGGGACCGGCACCCGGACGCCAAAATGGTACTTTTTGTGCACCCGACCTATGAGGGGATTGTTTCCTTGCACCGGGAGCTGGTGGTCAGGGCCAAAGCCAGGGGGCTCAAAGTGGTCGTGGATGAAGCCCATGGGGGACATTTTCCGTTTCATCCCGAGCTACCCCGGTCCAGCCTGGCGCTGGGGGCGGATGTGGTGGTCCAGGGCAGCCATAAGACGCTGGGATCCTTCACCCAAAGCGGCATGCTCCACCTGGGAGGAGAGTTAGCCAGGGAGCCATTCCAACGAGCCCTGGGGTTGGTCCAGAGTACCAGCCCGTCCTACCTGCTGCTGGCTTCCCTGGAAGGGGCCCTTTATGAGATGGTTTGGCATGGGGAACAGGATTGGGAAGAAACCATGAGCTTAGCCGGGCGGATCCGGGAGGAAATTAAAGCATGCAGAGGGTTTCGGTCTTGGCATGAAGAATTATTTAATTATAATGAGGTTATAGGGCTTGATCCTACCAAAATCATTATTGATGGGCTGAAATTGGGTTTGACAGGCTACGATCTGGCCAAATTGCTCCGGGAGGAGTACACTATACAAGTAGAAACGGCCGGTCAATCCCATATATTGGTGTTACTTGGTGCCAGGGATCGTTGGGAAGAAGGAAAGAGGCTGGTTGACGCTTTGGGCGCAATCGCTCAATCCCGCGCCGGCCGGGGGAAATCCTTGCCTATTCCTTCTTTCCGGGAGGAACTGTTGCTGCCGGAAGTGGTGGTCAGCCCCCGGGACAGCTGGTTTGCCGCCAAGAAGCGGGTGCCCCTTCAGGAGGCGGAAAACGCCGTCTGCGGGGAACTGGTGGTGCCCTACCCGCCGGGTATCCCGCTCCTGTGTCCCGGAGAGCTGATTGCGGCACCCATGATCCGTTTATTGCTTCGCTTGCGCGAACAGGGGATTCACTGGCAGGGATTAGCGGATCCCGCTTTAAACACCATTCAGGTGTTGGCTTAG
- a CDS encoding dTMP kinase, which yields MQLTGLFITIEGPDGAGKSTQVRLLAAYLQQQGWPVVLTREPGGTELAEKIRGLLLEVSGEPVTPVAEVLLYAASRAQHVEYLIKPALAKGAVVISDRFVDSSVAYQGYGRGLGAELVWQINEPALGGLLPHLTIVLDIDPEAGLQRLAQRSQEHRTGLDRLEREALDFHRRVREGFLQLARQFPDRVAVLSAAGRVEEVHQQIIALVSRSLAKKV from the coding sequence ATGCAGTTGACTGGATTGTTTATTACCATCGAAGGCCCGGACGGAGCCGGAAAATCCACCCAAGTGCGATTGCTGGCGGCATACCTGCAGCAGCAGGGATGGCCGGTGGTCCTGACCCGGGAACCGGGAGGGACGGAACTGGCGGAGAAAATCCGCGGCTTGTTGCTGGAGGTATCCGGGGAACCGGTGACCCCGGTGGCGGAAGTCTTGTTGTATGCGGCCAGCCGGGCCCAGCACGTGGAGTATCTCATTAAACCTGCCCTGGCGAAGGGAGCCGTTGTCATCAGCGATCGATTCGTGGATTCCAGTGTCGCCTACCAGGGATACGGCAGGGGCCTTGGGGCCGAATTAGTTTGGCAGATTAACGAACCGGCGTTGGGCGGTCTTTTGCCTCACCTGACCATTGTGCTGGATATTGATCCGGAGGCAGGTTTGCAGCGCCTGGCCCAGCGCAGTCAGGAACATCGCACCGGCCTGGACAGGCTGGAACGGGAAGCCCTGGACTTTCACCGGCGGGTGCGGGAAGGTTTTCTCCAGTTGGCCCGGCAGTTTCCGGACCGGGTCGCCGTGCTGAGTGCGGCAGGCCGGGTCGAAGAGGTCCATCAGCAAATTATCGCCCTGGTCAGCCGGTCTTTGGCGAAAAAGGTGTGA
- the holB gene encoding DNA polymerase III subunit delta', translating to MRTFTDILGQDLIVRHLRQAVAAGQVHHAYLFYGQEGVGKRTAAQALAAALNCLSPDGGNACGRCRACQAVAGGTHPDLYEISPQGKNIKIDQIRALQEALSFKRWQGNYKVAVIDEADLMTEEAANSLLKMLEEPSGKTCFVLLTSRPQSLLPTIWSRCQRFSFRAVPPELIEQILLQQGISPSQAKLFARLSDGSPGQALAKLKDDRFLPARQQAIAFCRKLKEGGVKDCFEVAAALHEAEDEEILTLMARWWRDLLVWQASQSERLLVNVDLYDAIRQERLPAKSLKLALRETEKARQRLRYNGNRRLCFEVMTLRINQYLKSRTG from the coding sequence ATGCGCACTTTTACTGATATCCTGGGACAGGATTTGATTGTCCGGCACCTGCGCCAGGCGGTGGCCGCAGGGCAGGTGCATCATGCCTATCTTTTTTACGGTCAAGAAGGAGTGGGAAAAAGAACCGCTGCCCAGGCCCTGGCTGCGGCATTAAACTGCCTGTCCCCTGATGGGGGGAACGCCTGCGGCCGCTGCCGGGCTTGCCAGGCCGTGGCCGGCGGTACTCATCCTGACCTGTATGAGATAAGTCCCCAGGGCAAAAACATTAAGATAGATCAAATCCGAGCCCTGCAAGAGGCGCTGAGCTTTAAACGCTGGCAAGGAAATTACAAGGTAGCGGTGATCGATGAAGCTGACCTCATGACCGAAGAGGCAGCCAACAGCCTGTTGAAAATGCTGGAAGAACCCAGCGGCAAGACCTGCTTTGTGCTGTTGACTTCCCGGCCTCAAAGCTTACTGCCTACCATCTGGTCCAGGTGCCAGCGATTCAGCTTCCGTGCCGTGCCCCCGGAACTCATTGAACAAATCCTTTTACAGCAAGGAATTTCACCGTCTCAGGCGAAGCTGTTTGCCAGGTTAAGCGACGGCAGTCCCGGCCAGGCTTTGGCCAAGCTCAAAGATGACCGGTTCCTGCCGGCCAGGCAGCAAGCCATTGCGTTTTGCCGCAAGCTCAAGGAAGGCGGCGTCAAAGACTGCTTTGAGGTAGCCGCCGCCCTGCATGAAGCTGAGGATGAGGAGATCCTCACCCTGATGGCCCGTTGGTGGAGGGATCTCCTGGTATGGCAAGCATCCCAGTCGGAAAGACTATTAGTCAATGTGGATCTATATGATGCCATCCGGCAAGAGAGACTGCCGGCAAAAAGCCTGAAGCTGGCTTTGCGGGAAACGGAAAAAGCCAGGCAGCGCCTGAGATACAATGGGAACCGTCGATTGTGTTTTGAAGTGATGACCCTTAGAATAAACCAGTACTTGAAAAGTAGAACCGGATAG
- a CDS encoding stage 0 sporulation family protein: protein MLTVIGVRFKKAGKIYYFDPADLDIKAGDQVIVETSRGIEFGDVVVGPKPVNDDEVVLPLKKVIRIATKEDQEVVAANKEKEKEAFAICLQKIKEHELPMKLIDVEYTFDVSKIIFYFTAEGRVDFRELVKDLAAIFRTRIELRQIGVRDEAKMLGGLGPCGRVVCCASFLGEFDPVSIRMAKDQNLSLNPAKISGLCGRLMCCLKYENEAYEKAREIVPPVGVKVRTRKGVGQVVANNLLRETVTVEFDNLEKQDFPAAQVRVIEEKCGHCQKGCSH, encoded by the coding sequence ATGCTCACTGTTATCGGCGTGAGGTTTAAGAAAGCCGGCAAGATTTATTATTTCGATCCGGCGGATTTAGATATAAAAGCGGGGGACCAGGTCATCGTGGAAACATCCCGGGGGATCGAATTCGGCGATGTGGTGGTCGGCCCCAAACCTGTAAATGACGATGAAGTAGTCCTGCCCCTAAAAAAAGTCATTCGCATCGCCACCAAGGAAGACCAAGAGGTGGTAGCCGCGAACAAGGAAAAAGAAAAAGAGGCTTTTGCCATTTGCTTGCAAAAGATCAAGGAACACGAACTGCCGATGAAATTAATTGATGTGGAATATACCTTTGATGTCAGCAAAATCATTTTTTATTTCACTGCCGAAGGGCGCGTGGATTTTCGTGAATTGGTAAAAGATTTGGCCGCCATTTTCCGCACCCGGATTGAGCTAAGGCAAATCGGGGTCCGGGATGAGGCTAAAATGCTGGGAGGGTTGGGCCCTTGCGGCCGCGTGGTGTGCTGTGCGTCCTTTTTAGGGGAGTTTGATCCCGTGTCCATCAGGATGGCCAAGGATCAAAACTTGTCCCTGAACCCGGCGAAAATATCAGGGCTGTGCGGCCGTTTGATGTGCTGCCTGAAATATGAAAATGAAGCTTACGAAAAAGCCAGGGAAATTGTGCCGCCTGTCGGGGTGAAAGTCAGGACCAGAAAAGGTGTCGGGCAAGTGGTGGCCAACAACTTGTTAAGGGAAACCGTCACCGTGGAGTTTGACAACCTGGAGAAACAAGACTTTCCCGCGGCACAAGTACGTGTCATTGAGGAGAAATGTGGACACTGCCAGAAAGGCTGTTCCCATTAA
- a CDS encoding DNA replication initiation control protein YabA, whose product MGIKILQAVMELETKLKAALEEVQELKMYAYALEQQNEQLRAKLYAQQEQGTAYENLSKLYEEGFHVCHAHFGRFRSQGEDCLFCLGFLRKNNKDHQEKKE is encoded by the coding sequence ATGGGCATAAAGATCCTGCAAGCAGTGATGGAGCTGGAGACAAAGCTGAAAGCCGCTTTAGAAGAAGTCCAGGAATTGAAGATGTACGCTTATGCCCTGGAACAGCAAAATGAACAGCTGAGAGCAAAACTTTATGCCCAGCAGGAGCAAGGCACCGCTTACGAAAACCTGTCCAAACTATACGAAGAAGGTTTTCACGTATGTCATGCCCACTTCGGACGTTTTCGTTCCCAAGGCGAAGATTGCCTGTTTTGCTTGGGTTTCTTGCGCAAGAACAATAAGGATCACCAGGAGAAGAAGGAATGA
- a CDS encoding tRNA1(Val) (adenine(37)-N6)-methyltransferase, whose amino-acid sequence MSRVEVRLETGEKLERLGKNLFIIQHEQGYRFSVDAVLLAGFVEPKPGESIFDLGTGSGVIPLLLWLREENIRVTGLEIQPRLAGQAQRSVLLNGLADRITIVQGDLKELQEEWLGRWDTVVSNPPFFPGGTAGRINTLWEKAVARHEIACTLADIVAAAKKLLKHKGRLVLIHKPERLPAILELFTGYRFKLSRLAFVHPQRNLPANLMLVEGVLGGGKPPLVLPPVVMRDEAQKYTPQLEKLFAGGNLFA is encoded by the coding sequence ATGAGTAGAGTGGAAGTGCGGCTGGAAACCGGTGAAAAGCTGGAGAGGTTAGGCAAGAACTTGTTCATTATCCAACATGAACAAGGGTACCGGTTTTCCGTAGACGCAGTGCTCCTGGCGGGTTTCGTAGAACCGAAACCGGGGGAGAGCATTTTTGACCTGGGCACCGGGTCAGGGGTGATTCCCCTGCTGCTCTGGCTGCGGGAAGAAAACATCCGGGTGACCGGCTTGGAAATCCAGCCCCGTTTGGCCGGCCAGGCCCAGCGCAGTGTTTTGTTGAACGGCCTGGCGGATCGGATTACCATTGTCCAGGGAGATTTGAAAGAATTGCAAGAGGAGTGGTTAGGCCGGTGGGATACAGTGGTGTCTAACCCTCCTTTTTTTCCGGGAGGGACGGCCGGCAGGATCAATACCCTTTGGGAGAAAGCGGTAGCCAGGCATGAAATCGCCTGCACCCTGGCCGATATCGTGGCGGCGGCTAAAAAGCTGCTTAAGCACAAGGGAAGACTGGTCCTCATTCATAAGCCGGAAAGGTTGCCGGCAATCCTGGAGCTCTTCACCGGGTACCGGTTTAAGCTCAGCCGGTTAGCTTTTGTCCACCCGCAAAGAAATCTCCCCGCCAACCTCATGCTGGTGGAGGGGGTCCTGGGAGGGGGAAAACCTCCCCTGGTCCTGCCCCCGGTGGTGATGCGGGATGAGGCGCAGAAATACACCCCCCAGTTGGAAAAACTGTTTGCCGGGGGAAATCTGTTCGCGTGA